Proteins encoded in a region of the Flavobacterium sp. MDT1-60 genome:
- the lpxD gene encoding UDP-3-O-(3-hydroxymyristoyl)glucosamine N-acyltransferase has product MKSYSIQEINEVINGVIYGTTSQCVTATEQLEKATTSEISFIGNKKYEKYWSTSNAPIAVVNEDISIEPGENRAFIKVKNADLAMSQILALFAPPTPIFHTNIHRTATIDETAIIGEGARIGAGCYIGPNVEIGANATLYPNVTILDECTIGKNTIIWSGTVVRERCHIGSDCIIHPNATIGADGFGFRPCKEKGLVKIPQIGNVIIGNGVEIGANTCVDRGKFSSTVLGDGCKIDNLVQIGHNSKLGKFCIMAGNSGLAGSVTLGNGVIIGGSASIKDHTSIGDGAVIGAGSGVTGDVPAGKTMLGYPAVEARDALKQWAILKRMVCDSKK; this is encoded by the coding sequence ATGAAATCCTATTCAATTCAAGAAATCAATGAAGTTATAAATGGCGTAATTTACGGCACTACTTCACAATGCGTAACTGCAACCGAACAATTAGAAAAAGCGACCACTTCGGAAATTTCATTTATAGGAAACAAAAAATATGAAAAATATTGGTCGACTTCAAATGCACCTATTGCAGTTGTTAACGAAGATATTTCTATAGAACCTGGAGAAAATCGCGCCTTTATTAAGGTAAAAAATGCCGACTTAGCGATGTCTCAAATTTTAGCGCTTTTTGCCCCGCCTACTCCAATCTTTCATACAAACATTCACAGAACTGCCACAATTGATGAAACCGCAATAATTGGTGAAGGAGCCAGAATTGGTGCAGGTTGTTATATTGGTCCAAATGTTGAAATTGGTGCCAATGCTACCTTATATCCAAATGTTACTATTTTAGATGAATGCACTATCGGAAAAAATACGATTATCTGGTCAGGAACAGTTGTTCGTGAACGTTGTCATATTGGTAGTGATTGTATTATTCATCCAAATGCAACTATTGGAGCGGATGGTTTTGGATTTCGTCCTTGCAAAGAAAAAGGGCTGGTAAAAATTCCACAAATTGGAAATGTAATTATTGGAAATGGAGTTGAAATTGGAGCAAACACTTGTGTTGACCGCGGAAAATTCAGTTCAACTGTTCTTGGTGACGGCTGCAAAATTGATAATTTAGTTCAAATTGGACATAATAGTAAATTAGGGAAATTTTGTATTATGGCTGGAAACAGTGGTTTAGCTGGTTCGGTAACTTTAGGAAATGGCGTAATTATTGGCGGAAGTGCTTCTATAAAAGATCATACCAGTATTGGGGATGGTGCTGTTATTGGAGCTGGTTCAGGGGTAACAGGAGATGTTCCTGCCGGAAAAACCATGTTAGGATATCCTGCTGTTGAAGCGCGTGATGCATTGAAGCAATGGGCCATTTTAAAAAGAATGGTTTGTGATTCTAAAAAATAA
- a CDS encoding DUF3817 domain-containing protein: MKNLLQTNTGRLRIIGFLEGTSLLVLLFIAMPLKYIFGMPFLTRPVGTIHGALFLLFIFNTLSVGVEQNWKFKDTTWKVLLACVIPFGTFYIDTRILSKIKA; this comes from the coding sequence ATGAAAAACTTACTACAAACCAATACCGGAAGATTACGAATCATAGGATTTCTTGAAGGAACCTCTTTATTAGTATTGTTATTTATTGCGATGCCTTTAAAGTATATTTTTGGAATGCCATTTTTAACAAGACCAGTAGGAACAATTCATGGCGCTTTATTTTTACTTTTTATTTTTAATACTTTAAGTGTAGGAGTGGAGCAAAACTGGAAATTTAAAGACACGACCTGGAAAGTGCTTTTAGCATGTGTAATTCCTTTCGGAACCTTTTATATTGATACGAGAATTTTAAGTAAAATAAAGGCATAG
- a CDS encoding TetR/AcrR family transcriptional regulator, producing the protein MSKAANTRLTILQKAFELIYSKGYQTTSIDDIIATTQVTKGAFYYHFKTKDEMGVAIIEEILKPTMLESFIKPIENSQNPVADLYNMISYLLLEDPFLQVKYGCPVGNLTQEMTPWNNQFSQALSELVNQWMTTIEKAILNGQTSGLIRKDINGKQVGLFIMSGYWGIRNFGKLQDDKSSYIAYLKEFKIYLNSLK; encoded by the coding sequence ATGTCAAAAGCAGCAAATACAAGACTCACAATTCTTCAAAAAGCATTTGAATTGATTTATTCAAAAGGATATCAAACCACAAGTATTGATGATATAATTGCAACAACCCAAGTCACAAAAGGGGCTTTTTATTATCATTTTAAAACTAAAGATGAAATGGGAGTTGCTATTATTGAGGAAATTTTGAAACCTACAATGCTGGAAAGCTTTATAAAACCAATAGAAAATTCACAAAATCCAGTTGCCGATTTATACAATATGATTTCCTATTTATTGCTTGAAGATCCTTTTTTGCAAGTAAAATATGGTTGTCCGGTTGGGAACTTAACCCAGGAAATGACACCCTGGAACAATCAGTTTAGTCAGGCTTTATCTGAACTCGTGAACCAATGGATGACTACAATTGAAAAGGCAATTTTAAACGGTCAGACTTCTGGCCTAATCAGAAAAGATATAAACGGTAAACAAGTTGGGCTTTTCATTATGTCCGGGTACTGGGGAATACGAAATTTCGGAAAACTTCAGGATGATAAATCCTCTTACATCGCTTATTTAAAGGAATTTAAGATCTATTTAAACAGTTTGAAATAA
- a CDS encoding acyl-CoA carboxylase subunit beta: protein MDLNFNKNEDHNKLLLSELKQKFAKVKLGGGEKRIQKLHAEGKMTARERIAYLLDENSKNIEIGGFVGEGMYAEHGGCPSGGVVIKIGYIRGKQCIVVANDATVKAGAWFPITGKKNLRAQEIAMENRLPIIYLVDSAGVYLPLQDEIFPDKEHFGRIFRNNAQMSSMGITQIAAVMGSCVAGGAYLPIMSDEALIVDKTGSIFLAGSYLVKAAIGETIDNETLGGATTHCEISGVTDYKAKDDKDALDKIKNIVDKIGDFDKAGYSRIKAEKPALEPKDIYGILPKARNEQYDMMEIINRLVDNSEFEAYKDGYGQTIITGYARIDGWAVGIVANQRKVVKTKKGEMQFGGVIYSDSADKATRFIANCNQKKIPLVFLQDVTGFMVGSKSEHGGIIKDGAKMVNAVSNSVVPKFTVIVGNSYGAGNYAMCGKAYDPRLIFAWPSAELAVMGGTQAAKVLAQIEASSLKAKGEIIDEAKETELFNKIKARYDEQTSPYYAASRLWTDAIIDPLDTRTWISMGIEAANHAPIQKAFNLGVIQV, encoded by the coding sequence ATGGATTTAAACTTCAATAAAAACGAAGATCACAATAAACTCTTACTTTCAGAATTAAAACAAAAATTTGCCAAAGTAAAACTGGGCGGAGGCGAAAAACGCATTCAAAAACTTCATGCTGAAGGCAAAATGACAGCTCGAGAACGTATTGCTTATTTATTAGATGAAAATTCTAAAAACATAGAAATCGGTGGTTTTGTTGGAGAGGGAATGTATGCCGAACACGGTGGATGCCCTTCTGGAGGAGTTGTCATAAAAATAGGATATATAAGAGGTAAACAATGTATTGTTGTTGCTAATGATGCTACTGTTAAAGCAGGGGCATGGTTTCCTATTACAGGAAAGAAAAACCTGCGTGCACAGGAAATTGCTATGGAAAACAGATTGCCAATTATCTATTTAGTAGATAGTGCCGGTGTTTACTTACCACTTCAGGATGAAATTTTTCCAGACAAAGAACATTTCGGCAGAATTTTTAGAAACAATGCGCAAATGAGCAGCATGGGAATTACCCAAATTGCTGCTGTTATGGGAAGTTGTGTTGCAGGAGGAGCTTATTTACCAATCATGAGTGATGAAGCCTTAATTGTAGATAAAACAGGAAGTATTTTCCTTGCGGGAAGTTATTTGGTTAAAGCTGCTATTGGAGAAACTATTGATAATGAAACTTTAGGCGGAGCCACAACACATTGTGAAATTTCTGGTGTAACTGATTATAAAGCCAAAGACGATAAAGATGCTTTAGATAAAATAAAAAACATTGTAGATAAAATTGGTGATTTTGATAAAGCAGGCTACAGCCGAATCAAAGCAGAAAAACCGGCTTTAGAACCCAAAGACATTTACGGAATCTTGCCAAAAGCCAGAAACGAACAATATGACATGATGGAAATCATCAATCGTTTAGTTGATAATTCTGAGTTTGAAGCATACAAAGATGGTTATGGTCAAACCATAATTACGGGATACGCCAGAATTGATGGCTGGGCAGTTGGAATCGTGGCCAATCAAAGAAAAGTAGTGAAAACAAAGAAAGGTGAAATGCAGTTTGGAGGCGTTATTTACTCAGACAGTGCTGATAAAGCAACGCGTTTTATTGCAAATTGTAATCAAAAGAAAATTCCTTTAGTCTTTTTACAAGATGTTACCGGTTTTATGGTTGGTTCAAAATCTGAACATGGCGGAATTATAAAAGATGGAGCCAAAATGGTTAATGCTGTAAGCAACTCCGTAGTTCCAAAATTTACTGTTATAGTTGGTAACTCATATGGTGCAGGAAATTATGCCATGTGCGGAAAAGCCTATGACCCAAGATTAATTTTTGCATGGCCGAGTGCGGAACTTGCCGTTATGGGAGGAACACAGGCTGCAAAAGTATTGGCACAAATCGAAGCTTCGTCACTTAAAGCAAAAGGAGAAATCATAGATGAAGCAAAGGAAACGGAGTTATTCAATAAAATAAAAGCTCGTTACGACGAACAAACTTCACCTTATTACGCCGCTTCAAGATTATGGACAGATGCAATTATTGATCCTTTGGATACCCGTACCTGGATTTCTATGGGAATTGAAGCTGCTAACCACGCTCCAATCCAAAAAGCATTTAATTTAGGTGTTATTCAGGTTTAA
- a CDS encoding DoxX family protein, with translation MENVKSLNKWANSHTYLPVDLVRIVLGVFLFMKGVSFVTNAQYLHDLISPIDQYGGGMFLLHYIAPAHMIGGIMIVFGLLTRWAIAAQLPILFGAILVNFMGHMHSESLILAIVVLLLCIFFLFYGGGKHSADYYFKMQQ, from the coding sequence ATGGAAAATGTAAAAAGTTTGAATAAATGGGCAAATTCGCACACTTATTTACCAGTAGATTTAGTACGTATTGTATTGGGTGTTTTTTTGTTTATGAAAGGAGTTTCGTTTGTAACCAATGCTCAGTATTTACATGATTTAATTTCTCCCATTGATCAATATGGAGGCGGAATGTTTCTTTTACATTATATCGCCCCAGCCCACATGATTGGAGGAATAATGATTGTTTTTGGGCTACTCACCCGCTGGGCAATTGCTGCCCAATTACCTATACTTTTTGGTGCAATCCTTGTTAATTTTATGGGACATATGCATTCTGAAAGTTTAATCTTAGCAATAGTTGTACTATTACTTTGTATCTTCTTCTTATTTTATGGAGGCGGAAAACACTCAGCTGATTATTATTTCAAAATGCAGCAATAA
- the hemN gene encoding oxygen-independent coproporphyrinogen III oxidase, which translates to MKISLIQKYNVPGPRYTSYPTVPYWNEAEFSQQKWVESFQKAFSESNSQNGISLYIHLPFCESMCTFCGCNKRITKNHSVEEIYIKALLKEWSLYCRLLPEKPFVKEIHLGGGTPTFFSKNNLEHLINGIFSFANKTDKYEFSFEGHPNNTTYEQLQKLYDLGFRRVSFGVQDYAEKVQKAINRIQPFHNVAKVTFWAKEIGYTSIGHDIIFGLPFQTIEDVVDTVEKTNSLKPDRLAFYSYAHVPWIKGNGQRGFNDENLPKDAEKRKLYEIGKQLLSKNGYYEIGMDHFALKSDSLYKASENKCLHRNFMGYSASKTHLMIGLGVSSISDSWYSFAQNTKNLEDYYQLLEWDKLPIVKGHILNEEDLIIRKHILNLTCEFETSWTKESLYFNDLGNVISDLRELEKDNLIVIDENKITITEAGRPFVRNICMAFDLHLKRKSPETNLFSMTV; encoded by the coding sequence ATGAAAATCTCATTGATTCAGAAATATAATGTTCCAGGTCCAAGGTATACCAGTTATCCAACAGTTCCATACTGGAATGAAGCTGAATTTTCACAGCAAAAATGGGTCGAATCATTTCAAAAAGCTTTCTCAGAAAGTAATTCTCAAAACGGAATTAGTTTATATATTCATCTGCCATTTTGCGAGAGCATGTGCACTTTTTGTGGCTGTAATAAACGAATAACAAAAAATCATTCTGTCGAAGAAATTTATATCAAAGCACTTTTAAAAGAATGGAGTTTATATTGTAGGTTATTACCCGAAAAACCTTTTGTAAAAGAAATACACTTGGGGGGAGGCACTCCAACCTTTTTTTCAAAAAACAACTTAGAACATCTTATTAACGGTATTTTTTCTTTTGCGAATAAGACTGATAAATACGAATTTAGTTTTGAAGGACATCCTAATAATACAACTTATGAGCAACTTCAAAAGCTGTATGATTTAGGCTTTCGCCGGGTAAGTTTTGGCGTTCAGGATTATGCCGAAAAAGTGCAAAAAGCGATTAACAGAATTCAACCATTTCATAATGTTGCCAAGGTTACATTTTGGGCAAAAGAAATTGGATATACCTCTATTGGTCATGATATAATTTTTGGTTTACCTTTTCAAACTATCGAAGATGTTGTCGATACTGTTGAAAAAACAAATTCTTTAAAACCAGACCGATTAGCATTTTATAGCTATGCGCACGTACCTTGGATCAAAGGAAATGGACAACGTGGATTCAATGATGAAAACCTTCCAAAAGATGCTGAAAAACGAAAACTATATGAAATAGGAAAACAATTACTTTCTAAAAATGGTTATTACGAGATCGGAATGGATCATTTTGCCTTAAAATCTGATAGTTTATACAAAGCATCCGAAAACAAATGTCTACACAGAAACTTCATGGGTTATAGTGCTTCAAAAACACACTTAATGATTGGTTTAGGAGTTTCTTCTATCAGTGATAGCTGGTACAGCTTTGCCCAAAACACAAAAAATTTAGAAGATTATTACCAATTATTAGAGTGGGATAAATTGCCTATTGTAAAGGGGCATATTCTAAATGAGGAAGATTTGATTATCCGAAAACACATTCTAAACTTAACTTGCGAATTTGAAACTTCATGGACAAAAGAAAGTCTTTACTTTAACGATCTTGGAAATGTAATTTCTGATTTAAGAGAACTAGAAAAAGATAATTTAATTGTAATTGACGAGAACAAAATCACAATAACTGAAGCTGGAAGACCGTTTGTCCGAAATATTTGTATGGCTTTTGATTTACATCTGAAAAGAAAATCACCGGAAACAAATTTGTTCTCGATGACCGTTTAG
- a CDS encoding sulfite exporter TauE/SafE family protein, which produces MLYSAFILGLISSLHCIGMCGPIAMMLPVDHQNEAKKVTQIVTYHLGRLIAYATIGLIFGLLGRGFFLAGLQQNMSIFIGVAMIMTVLIPEKVFSRYNFSKPVFKIISKIKSNLGNQFKNGSYKSLFTIGLLNGFLPCGMVYVALFGAIAMQSAAFGVLYMLLFGLGTMPLMTIVVYIHSLIKLPFRNKIQKVIPYVAIIIGVLFILRGLGLGIPYVSPSNMSLFVQETPNCH; this is translated from the coding sequence ATGTTATATTCTGCATTTATATTAGGTTTAATAAGTAGTTTGCATTGCATCGGAATGTGTGGTCCAATTGCTATGATGCTGCCTGTAGATCATCAGAATGAAGCTAAAAAAGTTACTCAAATTGTGACTTATCATTTAGGGCGATTAATTGCTTATGCAACAATCGGATTGATTTTTGGATTATTAGGAAGAGGTTTTTTCCTGGCTGGACTGCAACAGAATATGTCAATTTTTATTGGTGTAGCGATGATAATGACAGTCTTGATTCCGGAGAAAGTCTTTTCGAGATATAATTTTTCAAAACCTGTTTTCAAAATCATTTCGAAAATTAAATCAAATTTAGGAAATCAATTTAAAAATGGAAGTTATAAATCTCTTTTTACAATTGGATTATTAAACGGATTTCTGCCATGCGGAATGGTTTATGTTGCTTTATTTGGAGCAATCGCTATGCAGAGTGCTGCTTTTGGTGTTTTGTATATGTTACTGTTTGGATTAGGAACTATGCCATTAATGACCATTGTAGTTTATATTCATTCTTTAATAAAATTACCCTTCCGAAATAAAATTCAAAAAGTTATTCCTTACGTTGCCATCATTATTGGAGTTCTATTTATTCTTAGAGGCTTAGGTTTGGGAATTCCATATGTCTCTCCATCCAATATGAGTTTGTTTGTACAGGAAACTCCTAATTGCCACTAA
- a CDS encoding FixH family protein, with protein sequence MKINWGTGIVIAFALFMTFILYFVFEVQSNSKYDNDLVVEEYYKHDSHFQEEMARIQNAHDLQQKPSIVYNEQGVKVAFPANFESDKIKGNILLYRPSNKKFDFNTQITLTNSTLLIPKDKLVKGRWDVNMEWQYNGTKYLTKEVIYVN encoded by the coding sequence ATGAAAATAAATTGGGGAACCGGAATTGTCATTGCTTTTGCATTATTCATGACTTTTATATTATACTTTGTGTTTGAGGTACAATCTAATAGTAAATATGACAATGATTTAGTCGTTGAAGAATATTATAAACACGACTCGCATTTTCAGGAGGAAATGGCGCGTATTCAAAATGCGCATGATTTGCAGCAGAAACCTTCAATTGTATATAATGAGCAAGGTGTAAAAGTTGCTTTTCCTGCAAATTTTGAAAGTGATAAAATAAAAGGAAATATTTTATTATATCGTCCATCCAATAAAAAATTTGATTTCAACACTCAAATAACGTTGACAAATTCAACTTTGTTAATTCCAAAAGATAAATTGGTGAAAGGGCGTTGGGATGTTAATATGGAGTGGCAATATAACGGAACAAAGTATTTAACTAAAGAAGTTATTTACGTAAATTAA
- the ccoG gene encoding cytochrome c oxidase accessory protein CcoG: protein MSNLPDEAFRDTIGTIDEGGNRKFIFPKKPSGKFYDYRKIVSYALLAILIANPFIKINGNQFMMFNVMERRFNIFGFPFWPQDFYLFVISMLVGVVFVILFTVVFGRIFCGWICPQTIFLEMVFRRIEYWIDGDRGAQSRLARQEWNAEKIRKRLIKWIVFFLISFGIANVFLAYLVGSDALFLMIEEGPVKQSSNFIALLIFTSVFYFVFVWFREQVCIIACPYGRLQGVLLDNKSINVAYDFVRGEKEEGRAKYNKKEDRATTGKGDCIDCHQCVHVCPMGIDIRNGTQLECTNCTACIDECDTIMETVGLPKGLIRYASEDEIAKKEPFKFTARMKGYTAVLFILLSVFVGMLFLRTNVEAIILRLPGQLFQHKGDKISNVYTYKIVNKTMKDYNDIHFELIDQKGEIKNVGKEHFKIQKEGISQGTLFIEINEVLLESDKTKVKIGVYNGKELLETTTTNFLGPRSFN from the coding sequence ATGTCAAATTTACCAGACGAAGCTTTTAGAGATACCATCGGAACTATTGATGAAGGCGGTAATCGAAAATTCATTTTCCCTAAAAAACCGTCTGGTAAGTTCTATGATTATCGAAAAATTGTCAGTTATGCTTTATTGGCAATTTTAATTGCAAATCCATTTATAAAAATAAATGGTAATCAGTTTATGATGTTCAATGTAATGGAACGTCGTTTTAATATTTTTGGTTTTCCGTTTTGGCCACAAGATTTTTATCTTTTTGTGATATCAATGCTTGTTGGTGTTGTCTTCGTTATTTTGTTTACAGTTGTTTTTGGAAGGATTTTTTGCGGATGGATTTGTCCTCAGACTATTTTTCTCGAAATGGTTTTTCGTCGAATTGAATATTGGATTGATGGAGATCGTGGGGCACAATCACGTTTAGCGAGACAAGAGTGGAATGCAGAGAAAATCCGAAAAAGGCTTATCAAATGGATTGTTTTTTTTCTAATTTCTTTTGGTATAGCAAATGTCTTTTTAGCCTATTTAGTTGGTAGCGATGCCTTATTTTTAATGATTGAAGAAGGACCGGTTAAGCAGTCCAGCAATTTTATAGCACTACTAATTTTTACAAGTGTTTTTTATTTCGTTTTTGTTTGGTTTAGGGAACAGGTCTGTATAATCGCATGCCCATATGGTAGATTGCAGGGGGTACTTTTAGATAATAAATCTATAAATGTCGCCTATGATTTTGTCCGTGGAGAAAAAGAAGAAGGCCGTGCCAAGTATAATAAAAAAGAAGACAGGGCCACAACGGGAAAAGGAGATTGTATAGATTGTCATCAATGTGTGCACGTCTGTCCAATGGGAATTGACATTAGAAACGGAACACAATTAGAGTGTACCAATTGTACCGCTTGTATTGACGAATGTGACACAATAATGGAAACAGTAGGTTTGCCTAAAGGTCTTATTCGTTATGCTTCGGAAGATGAAATAGCCAAGAAAGAACCTTTCAAATTTACAGCCAGAATGAAAGGTTATACAGCTGTTTTATTCATATTATTAAGTGTCTTTGTTGGAATGTTATTTTTGCGAACTAATGTTGAAGCTATCATTCTGCGTTTACCAGGTCAATTATTCCAGCATAAAGGTGATAAGATAAGTAATGTTTATACTTATAAAATTGTAAACAAAACAATGAAGGACTATAATGATATTCATTTTGAATTGATTGATCAGAAAGGTGAAATTAAAAATGTTGGTAAAGAGCATTTTAAAATACAAAAAGAAGGAATTTCTCAAGGAACTTTGTTTATAGAAATTAATGAAGTGCTTTTAGAAAGTGATAAAACCAAAGTTAAAATTGGCGTTTATAATGGCAAGGAATTGCTTGAAACTACAACAACAAATTTTTTAGGTCCACGAAGTTTTAATTAA
- a CDS encoding cbb3-type cytochrome c oxidase N-terminal domain-containing protein codes for MKKFFPAYVRVPLFFFIGFALMEYCIDSGDKPAFIKYPMVSVFLFVFLFILIAIEITLNAVNRVMYQLMTPEEKAKLDYENSLSLQESTWFKDLMQKLTKTQPIEKEGDLLLHHDYDGIKELDNNLPPWWIYLFYATIIFSVVYLARFEIFGADNQEMELKKEMAQAKIDVDEYLKTAPDLMDEKTVVLLTDKESLEAGKEIFITNCAACHRADGGGQIGPNLTDDHWILGGGIKNVFHTITNGGRDGKGMVSWKTNGLKPKEIQKVASYILSLQGSGPKDPKEPEGEIWVDESAPKKDATIKTTDSIEVKK; via the coding sequence ATGAAAAAGTTTTTCCCGGCATATGTAAGAGTACCATTGTTTTTTTTCATTGGTTTTGCTTTGATGGAATATTGTATAGATTCTGGAGATAAGCCAGCTTTTATAAAGTATCCAATGGTTTCTGTTTTTCTGTTTGTATTTCTATTTATTCTGATTGCTATCGAAATTACACTGAATGCAGTTAATCGTGTCATGTATCAATTGATGACACCTGAAGAAAAAGCAAAATTGGATTATGAAAATAGTTTGAGTTTACAAGAAAGCACCTGGTTTAAAGATCTAATGCAGAAGCTTACTAAAACGCAACCGATTGAAAAAGAAGGAGATCTATTATTACACCATGATTATGACGGAATTAAGGAATTAGATAACAATTTACCTCCATGGTGGATATATTTGTTTTATGCCACTATAATTTTTAGTGTTGTTTATCTTGCCCGTTTCGAAATTTTTGGAGCCGATAATCAGGAAATGGAGCTTAAGAAAGAAATGGCTCAGGCAAAAATAGATGTGGACGAGTATTTAAAAACGGCTCCGGATTTAATGGATGAAAAAACGGTTGTTTTGTTAACGGACAAGGAAAGTTTAGAAGCTGGTAAAGAAATTTTCATAACTAATTGCGCTGCTTGCCACAGAGCAGATGGTGGAGGACAAATTGGTCCAAACTTAACAGATGATCATTGGATTTTAGGTGGAGGAATTAAAAATGTTTTCCATACTATAACCAATGGGGGTCGTGATGGTAAAGGAATGGTTTCCTGGAAAACTAATGGTTTGAAGCCAAAGGAAATCCAAAAAGTGGCAAGTTATATTTTGTCTTTACAAGGAAGCGGACCTAAAGATCCAAAAGAACCTGAAGGAGAAATATGGGTAGATGAAAGCGCTCCTAAAAAAGATGCCACAATTAAGACAACAGATAGTATAGAAGTTAAAAAATAA
- a CDS encoding CcoQ/FixQ family Cbb3-type cytochrome c oxidase assembly chaperone encodes MFEQIKHNMENISGIEIYPILSLLIFFFFFVGLGFWVFSYQKDKIKEMSEIPLNEGLSVTSKDK; translated from the coding sequence ATGTTTGAACAGATAAAACATAATATGGAGAATATATCGGGTATAGAAATTTACCCGATTCTGTCTCTCTTAATTTTCTTTTTCTTTTTTGTGGGATTAGGCTTTTGGGTATTCTCCTATCAAAAAGATAAAATTAAAGAAATGAGTGAAATTCCTTTAAATGAAGGACTTAGTGTAACTTCAAAAGATAAATAA